In Deinococcus maricopensis DSM 21211, the sequence CGCGCTGCGCGTGCAGAACCCGAACCCGCTGCCGCTGCGCGTCGCGAACATCGGCGGGGCCGTCACGCTGGACGGGGAGGACGTGGGCCACGTGGACTTCCCGAACATCGCCCTGCCTGCGCGCGGTGAGGCGCGGCAGCAAGCGGTCGTGACGCTGCCCATCACGTTCGCGAACGCCGGCGTGTTCCTGCGCGTCGCGCGCGGGCAGCAGGTCGCGTACCGCGTGGACGGCACCTTCACCGTGGACGCGGGGCCGCTGGGCCGACCGACGTTCGGTCCGTACACGCTCGTGCAGGGCGTGCTGCAGGAACCCGCCATCCTGCCCTGACCTCAGGGCGAACTGTCCAGCAGGGCGTGCAGCACCCAGCCGATCAGCCGCAGCGGCAACGTCAGCACGAACCAGACCACCTCGAAGCCGTCCAGCAGGACCTCCCCGGCGACCTCCAGCCAACGGTGATGGGTTCGGCGTCGGGAACGGCGACGTGAAGTGCGCATGCTGCCAGTACGGGCGCGCGGCGCGGGTCGTTCCCGCGCGGGCCGGTAGACTCCGGGCATGACGAATGACGTGTTCGGCGCGTGGGCGTACCGCCCCGCCACGCCCCTGCGGGGCGCCCCGGGTGGGCCCCTCGCGGACCTGACCTTCAGCGCCAAGGACCTGTACGGCGTGCCCGGCTGGCCGCTCGGCGGCAGTTCCCGCGCGGCCCTGCCCGCCGTGGCGCCCAGCCCGCTGGTGGCACACCTGCGCGCCCTGGGCGCCACGCTGGTCGGCAAGACGCACCTGCATGAGGTGGCGCTCGGCGTGACCGGCGCGAACGCCTTCGGCGGCACCCGCAACCCCCTGGACGCCACCCGCGTGGCCGGCGGGTCGAGCAGCGGCGCGGCTGTGAGCGTCGCCACCGGCGAGGTGGACTTCGCGCTCGGCACGGACACGGGCGGCAGCATCCGTGTGCCCGCCGCGTGGTGCGGCGTCGTCGGCTTCAAACCCACCAAGGGGCACGCGGCGTGGCCGACGGACGGCGTGCTGCCGCTCAGCCTCACGTGCGACCATGCCGGTCCGCTCGCCCGGGACGTGCAGGTGGTGGCGCGCGTACACGGGGCGCTGACCGATCAGGTCATCACGCCGCGCGCGTGGGCAGGGGTGCGCGTCGGGGTGTGGGACGTGCCGGGGTGGGTCACGCCGGAGGTGTGGGCGACCGTGGAGCGCGAAGTGGCGCGCCTGACGGCTCTCGGCGCGAGCGTCGTGCGCGTGCCGTTCCCGGAGGTGCTGGACGCGTATTCCCCCATTGTCCTGAGCGAGGCCGCGCGCGTCCACGCGGGTGCGCTCGCCAGTGCCGCGCCGGGCTTCACGCCCGCCACCGAGGCGAACCTCCGCGCGGGCGCGCAGCTCACCGACGCGGACATCACGGCGGCGCGCGCGCGGCGCGGCGCCTACCAGCAGCAACTGGCGGACACCTTCGGCGCGGTGGACGTCCTGCTCGGGCCGGCCGTGCCGGACATCGCCCCGCACCCCGACCAGGAAGACCTCCACGTGACGGAAGGGACCGTGCCGGTCCGCCGGGCCGTGCTGCGCCTCACGGCGCCGTGGAGCCTGCTGGGCGCGCCGACCCTCAGCCTCCCCCGCCCGCTCGGGGCCTTGTCAGTGGGCGTGCAGCTGGTTGCCCCGTGCGACCAGGATGAGTGGCTGCTGGGGCTGGCGCTCGCGCTGGACACGCGCTCATGAGGCCGTCAGGGGCTCCCCGTACGCTGAGCGGCATGAAACGAGCCCTCGCCATCCTGACCCTGCTGCTCGGCGGTGCGTCCGCCGCGAACAGCACCGCCCCCCTCGCGTGGGGCCCGTACACCGTGACGGTTACGCCCCGCACGGACGCCGCGAACAGCACCGCGCGCGCCGTCGTCCGCCGCGGCAACGACGTCGTGTTCACCGCGACCGGCTGGAACATCGAGGCGTTCCTGGAGCCCCTGCGGCCGGGCGGCCTGCCGGAACTGGTCCTCACCGGCTTCAGCGGCGGCGCGCACTGCTGCAGCACGTACGCGATCTTCACGGCGGACACCGGCACACCCACGAACCTCGCGGTCATCTGGGGCGGCAACTACGGCGGGCGGTTCGTGGACCTCAACGGCGACGGCAACCGCGAGATGATCCTCGGCATCGACAGCCTCGCGTACTACGACTACAGCTACGCCGGCTCGCCAAGCCTGCTGACCGTGCTCGGCTGGGACGGCGTGCGCCTGGCGGACCGCACGCGCGCGTACGCGTACGTGCCCGCGCAGAACGCCGCCCGTGACCTCGCGCGCCTCAACCCGAAGACCGGCGCGGACGACGAGAACAACCGCTCCGCGCTCAGCGGGTACTTTGGGAACATGATCCTGGCCGGGCGCGGCCCCGAAGCGGAACAGCTGCTGAACACGCGGGTGTTCCCGGCGGCGCCGTCGCTGCGCACATGGTTCACGGCGCACCGCTCAGACCTGATCAACGCCACGTACGCGCAACCGGAGGGCCGCGTGCGCGTGGAGCAGCGCAAGACGTACAACCTCGACCTTCAGGAGGACGAACAGCCATGAAGAAGATCCTGACCGCCGCCCTGCTCACCTTCGCGCCCACCGCGAGCGCCGCCGCGCTGTGGGGCGGCGTGGACGTCAACACGAACAGCCTCGGTGCGCACGCCGGGTTCGCGCTGCTGCCCGTCCCGTTCATCGGTACGCTCGGCCTTGAGGGCGGCGTGGAACGCCCGTGGCCCGCGCCGGGCACGCCGGACACCACGGACTTCTCGGTCGCGGCGACGCTGCGCGACCTGAACCTCCCCCTCACCCGCACGGACGCGTTCGTGTCCGCCGGGGTGCTGCTGCGGGAGTCACGCGTCACACCGTTCGCGGAAGCGGGCCTGCGCTTCCCGGTGCTGCTCAACGCGGGGCTGCGCGTCGCCGCGCGCGCGGACACCGATGGTCGCCTGCGCGCCGGCGCCGGCCTCGAACTGCGCTTCTGATCTGACGCCGGCAAGCGAGGGGGCCCAGAGATCACGCCCGGGGCGCCCTCGCCCGTGCACGCTCCCGGGACGACGCCCACCCTGCGCGTTGGTCCGCGGGGCAGGCACTTTATCCTGCGGTATGCGTGCTCTGCTGATCACCGCCGCGCTCATGGCCCTGGGGGCCGCGCGCGCCGCCCCGGACGTATCCATCGCGTACCCGCCTGACGGGCACCGCGTTTCGTACGACCACGTGCTGCTCGAAGGGAGCGTGACGCCGGGCGCGACGCTGAGCGTTAGCGGCACGCCGGCGAGCGTGGGCCCGGACGGCCTATTCATCCTGTGGTGGCCGCTGCGGGCGGGCACGAACGACCTGCGGCTCGTCGCGGTCAGCGGCGGCGCGCAGGCGACGCGTACGCTGCGCGTCGTGCGGACGCTACCCGCCGCCGTGCCCACCGCGACGCCCACGCGGATCGCGGTGGGCAGTGTCACGCCGACGACGGACGCCGCGTGGTGGGACGCCCCGGCGGACCCGGCCGCGGAGCGGACGCTGGTCGTGGCGTTCCGGGGGTCGCCGGGCGGGCGCGGCACGGCGCAGGTGGGGACGCTCGCGCCGGTGTCGGCGCGGGAGGTTCGCGCGGGCGTGTACGAGGCGCGCCTCACCCTGAGTGGCGCGGAGGCGCTGGAACGGGCAGCGGTGCGCGTGTCCCTTACCGGCCGGGATGGCCGCACGGTCTCGGCGGGCGCGCCGGGCCGTGTGACCGTGCGGGCCGGGCGGGCGCGGGTGGGCGTGTTCACGGCGCCGGTGATCGGGCAGGCGATCAACCCGTCGACGACGGTGGCGGAGACGCCCGACGGGCGCCCGCTGCTGTACCCGCGGTCGGGCATGACGTTCGAGGTGGCGGGCGCGGTGGCGGGGCAGTTGCGCGCGCGGCTCGCGCCGGGCGTGAGTGCGCTGATCGACCCGGCGAACGTCGCCCTTCTGCCGGAAACGGCGTTTCCACCGCGCGGGACGCTCGGGTCGCCCCTGGTTGAGGACCCGGGCGGAGCGGGCGAATGGACGCTGCGGCTGCCGCTGGGGACGCGCATGCCGTTCACGGTCACGAACGACGGGCCGGCGCTGCGCGTCACGCTGTACGGCACGCAGCCGGACGCGACCTTCGCGGTACCGGCCGTGCCGGGCACGCTGAGCGTGACGCGCACCCCGGACCGCACGACGCTCACCCTCACGCCCGAGCACGCGCTGTGGGGCTTCGCAGCGAACTACGACGCGAGCACCGCGGACCTGGTCCTGAGCGTGCGTCGCCCTCCCGCCGTGGATGCCGCGCAGCCCTTGGCCGGCCGCGTGATCGTGCTGGATGCCGGGCATGGTGGCAGCGAGTTCGGGGGCGCGGGCGCGCTGCGCACCCCGGAAAAGACGCTGGTGCTGGACATCACCCTGCGCGCCGCCGAGCAGTTGCGCGCGCGCGGCGCGGACGTCGTCCTCACGCGCAGCACGGACGAGCGCGTGCCGCTGTACGACCGGCCGCTGCTGGCGGAGTCGCTCGGCGCGGACCTGCTGGTGAGCGTGCACGCGAACGCGCTGCCGGACGGCCGCGACCCGCGCGGTCCGCGCGGTCCGGGCGTGTACTACACGCACGCGCAGGCCGCGCCGCTCGCGCGCGCGATTCAGGCGCGGCTGCGGGCGATTCCGGGCCTCGGGGATGACGGGCTGCATCCGGGCGCGGACCTGGCGCTCACCCGGCCGAGCGGGCAGCTGAGCGTGCTGGTGGAAACGGCGTACCTCACGGACCCGCAGAACCTCCGCACGCTGATGAGCGACACGGGCCGGGCGCAGCTTGCGGGCGCCGTCGCGGACGGGATTGAGGATTTCCTGCGCGGCGCGCCGTGAGCGGCTTCGTGAAGGTTTCCGGCGTGGCCGGTCACGCGGGCGTCAGCGGGGGTGCGTACGCTGGGCGCATGTTGACGTTCATGACCCGCGCCGTCCTGACGCTCGCGCTGCTGCCGGGCGCGCTCGCGCAGTCCACCGTGCCCGCCACGCCGCCGGCCCCGATCAGTGCGCCGACGACCGCGCCCGCCGAACTGGACCGGCCGCTCACGCCGCGCGTCACGCTGGAGAACGCGCGCCTCACGGCCACGGCCACGCCGGGCGCGGGCACCGCGACCGTGCGGCTCAGCGTGCAGAACACCGGCACGTCCGCCTTCACGCTCAACGCGAACCGCGACAGCCTGCAGGGCTGCCAGGTGGCTCCGCACGTGCGCGTGCTGAAGGTCGGGTCGCGCGAGGTCGTGTACCCGGACCCGGCGGGCGTGCGTCTGTGCGCGCAGGACATCGTGACGCGCGAGGTGCCTGCGGGCGGGAGCGTCGAGTTCGCGCGGAACCTGACGCTGCCCGCCGGGGAGTACCTCGTGGAGGTCTGGTTCCAGGGGTTCGTGGGCGAAGGCGGGGAGCGCGTGCGCGTGGCCGCCGAGGCGGTGCGCGTCCGCGTACAGTGAAGGCCGACGCGCGGCCCCGAGGGTGACCTCGGGGCCGCGCGTTCATGCGTCAGGCCATCTGGAGGGGGTTGGTCATCGCGGCCGCCTCGGGCGTGAGCTTCGGCAGTTCCGGCAGTTCCTGGCCGTGCGCGTCGAGGAGCTTGCCGTACATCATGTGCGGCGTGGCGTGCTCGATGCGCGCGGTGTACACGCCGGCCGCGTCCGCGCCGAGCGCTTTGGGCACCACCACGGGGTGGTTGCCGCGCGTGTGCCCTTCCAGGAAGCCCTCGGTGACGGCGTCGCCGCGCAGCAGCACCTCCTGCGCGCTGCCGACGAGGGCGGCGTTGCGCCGCTGACTCCACTGCTTCTGAAGCTCCACGAGCCGCCCGAGGCGTTCAGTCTTGAGTTCCTTCGGGAGGTCCTCGAAGTGCTTATGGCTGGGCGTGCCGGGGCGGGCGCTGTAGATGAACATGAACGCCTGGTCGTACCCGACCTCGTCATACAGGTCAAGGGTCTGCTGGAAGTCCTCTTCGGTCTCGCCGGGGAAGCCGACGATCACGTCCGTGCTGAGCACGGCGTTCGGGAGGTGCTTGCGGATGTCCGCGATGTGCTGCAGGTACTGCTCGCGGGTGTACTCGCGGGCCATGCGGCGCAGCACGCGGTTGCTGCCGCTCTGCATGGGCAGGTGAATGAACTCGCAGATGGCGGGCGTGTCCGCCATGGCCATGGCGACGTCCTCGGTGAAGTTCATGGGGTGGCTGGTCGTGAACTTCACGCGGCGAATGCCGGTGCGGCCCACCAGGCGCAGCAGGTCCGCGAAGGTGGGCAGGCCGGCCATGCGGGCGCCCTGATCGAAGCCGTACGCGTTCACGTTCTGGCCGAGCAGCGTGACTTCCTGCACGCCGGCGGCGAGAAGGGTGTCGAGTTCGCGCAGGATGCTGTCCGGGTGGCGGCTGACCTGCGGGCCGCGCGTCTGCGGGACGATGCAGTACGTGCAGTGGTGATCGCAGCCACGCATGATCGTCAAGTGCGCCTGCAGGGTGCCCTGCGGGGGCGGCGGGGGGATGTGGTCGTGGAGTTCGTCACGGAAGTTCAGCGCCCAGAATTTCTCG encodes:
- a CDS encoding LEA type 2 family protein translates to MKRLLLPAFAVLAATLSACVPGQPLLQVPTFQVDGARLTSITLPGGGRPATATLTIALRVQNPNPLPLRVANIGGAVTLDGEDVGHVDFPNIALPARGEARQQAVVTLPITFANAGVFLRVARGQQVAYRVDGTFTVDAGPLGRPTFGPYTLVQGVLQEPAILP
- a CDS encoding amidase, which codes for MTNDVFGAWAYRPATPLRGAPGGPLADLTFSAKDLYGVPGWPLGGSSRAALPAVAPSPLVAHLRALGATLVGKTHLHEVALGVTGANAFGGTRNPLDATRVAGGSSSGAAVSVATGEVDFALGTDTGGSIRVPAAWCGVVGFKPTKGHAAWPTDGVLPLSLTCDHAGPLARDVQVVARVHGALTDQVITPRAWAGVRVGVWDVPGWVTPEVWATVEREVARLTALGASVVRVPFPEVLDAYSPIVLSEAARVHAGALASAAPGFTPATEANLRAGAQLTDADITAARARRGAYQQQLADTFGAVDVLLGPAVPDIAPHPDQEDLHVTEGTVPVRRAVLRLTAPWSLLGAPTLSLPRPLGALSVGVQLVAPCDQDEWLLGLALALDTRS
- a CDS encoding N-acetylmuramoyl-L-alanine amidase, which translates into the protein MRALLITAALMALGAARAAPDVSIAYPPDGHRVSYDHVLLEGSVTPGATLSVSGTPASVGPDGLFILWWPLRAGTNDLRLVAVSGGAQATRTLRVVRTLPAAVPTATPTRIAVGSVTPTTDAAWWDAPADPAAERTLVVAFRGSPGGRGTAQVGTLAPVSAREVRAGVYEARLTLSGAEALERAAVRVSLTGRDGRTVSAGAPGRVTVRAGRARVGVFTAPVIGQAINPSTTVAETPDGRPLLYPRSGMTFEVAGAVAGQLRARLAPGVSALIDPANVALLPETAFPPRGTLGSPLVEDPGGAGEWTLRLPLGTRMPFTVTNDGPALRVTLYGTQPDATFAVPAVPGTLSVTRTPDRTTLTLTPEHALWGFAANYDASTADLVLSVRRPPAVDAAQPLAGRVIVLDAGHGGSEFGGAGALRTPEKTLVLDITLRAAEQLRARGADVVLTRSTDERVPLYDRPLLAESLGADLLVSVHANALPDGRDPRGPRGPGVYYTHAQAAPLARAIQARLRAIPGLGDDGLHPGADLALTRPSGQLSVLVETAYLTDPQNLRTLMSDTGRAQLAGAVADGIEDFLRGAP
- the miaB gene encoding tRNA (N6-isopentenyl adenosine(37)-C2)-methylthiotransferase MiaB → MKAHMITYGCQMNEYDTHTVQSQLVSLGADMVHSVDEADFVLINTCAIRGRPVNKVRSLLGDLRKLKTRRPIVVGMMGCLAQLQEGQDMAEEYGVDVLIGPGSLLEIGRVLENNEKFWALNFRDELHDHIPPPPPQGTLQAHLTIMRGCDHHCTYCIVPQTRGPQVSRHPDSILRELDTLLAAGVQEVTLLGQNVNAYGFDQGARMAGLPTFADLLRLVGRTGIRRVKFTTSHPMNFTEDVAMAMADTPAICEFIHLPMQSGSNRVLRRMAREYTREQYLQHIADIRKHLPNAVLSTDVIVGFPGETEEDFQQTLDLYDEVGYDQAFMFIYSARPGTPSHKHFEDLPKELKTERLGRLVELQKQWSQRRNAALVGSAQEVLLRGDAVTEGFLEGHTRGNHPVVVPKALGADAAGVYTARIEHATPHMMYGKLLDAHGQELPELPKLTPEAAAMTNPLQMA